TCGGAGAGCGCGGCCAGATCCCTGCCTTCTGGGCCGCATGGCTGCCGAACCTCATGGTGGCAACCGGCGGTGGCTGCCTGCTGTGGTTCGCCCGCTGACAGGAGGCCAGGCGGCGCCGCCCGCACGCAGCGCGGCGGCGGAGTACAGGTGGCTGATCGCGGTCACCCTGGCCGCGCTGCTGCTCTTCGGATACGGCCTCGGCGCGGGATCCCTCTGGGACCAGGATGAGCCCAAGTATGCCGGCGTCTCGCGCGAGATCCTGGAAACGGGCGATCCGATCACCCTGCACAGCAACGGCCGGCCGTGGTTCGTGCATCCTCCGCTGTTCTTCTGGCTCCAGGCCCTGACCGGATGGGCGTTCGGGTTTACCGAGGCCACAGTGCGGATCTGGTCCGCGATATCCGGCGCCGGCGCGGTGGCGGTCACCTTCCTGCTGGCCCGGTTGTTCTATGGGCCCGCAACCGGAGTGCTTGCCGCGGCGATCCTGGCCACGACCTTCCAGTTCCTGGTCCAGTCGCGCCTGGGAGTGTTCGATCCCACGCTGGTGCTGTTCATGGTGCTGGCGCTCTACATGTATCTGGTCTCGTACACCAGCGGCTCGTCTCGCGCCGCGGTGTGGGCATGGGTGTGGGCAGGCCTGGCCACCCTGACGAAGGGGCCGATCGGGCTGCTGCTGCCTGCCATGGCCGTGGTCGGGTTGTGGTTCGTCCGGCGCGACCGGTCCGCCTGGCGCAGGACTCCACTGGTGGGTCCGGCCCTCTTCTGCCTGATCGGGCTATCGTGGTACCTGATCGAGGCGCTGCGCCACGGCGAGCCGTTTCTACGGAGCGCGGTCGGCTACTACCTGTTCAACCGCTTCTTCGGCGTGGTCGAGAGCCAGCCCGGGCCGTGGTGGTACTACGTCCCGGTCCTTATCGTAGGGGCCTTCCCCTGGACGGCCTTTCTCCCCGCGGTGGTGCTCTACCTCGCGAGGCGCCGGAGCGAATTGGGCAGCCAGGTGATCCTCCTCTGGTG
The sequence above is drawn from the Armatimonadota bacterium genome and encodes:
- a CDS encoding glycosyltransferase family 39 protein — translated: MAAEPHGGNRRWLPAVVRPLTGGQAAPPARSAAAEYRWLIAVTLAALLLFGYGLGAGSLWDQDEPKYAGVSREILETGDPITLHSNGRPWFVHPPLFFWLQALTGWAFGFTEATVRIWSAISGAGAVAVTFLLARLFYGPATGVLAAAILATTFQFLVQSRLGVFDPTLVLFMVLALYMYLVSYTSGSSRAAVWAWVWAGLATLTKGPIGLLLPAMAVVGLWFVRRDRSAWRRTPLVGPALFCLIGLSWYLIEALRHGEPFLRSAVGYYLFNRFFGVVESQPGPWWYYVPVLIVGAFPWTAFLPAVVLYLARRRSELGSQVILLWCGVTLLFYSLAGTKLPNYVLPVYPLLAIGIARSWEEQTPGLMRTATGLLVATVAAFVAAIALHGWTKFPSEMLELRGPLAAAAAVFAAGPLLAAGLMLIRRRLPALAALLLTPVVAVPVLVHLTLPAMERYRPLPRIARAITGAAHPSDAVAAVEMNMSASLGFYTGRRIVWIESPGDLAQAICDHRRLFVVVPPHQPSWWTPASLPAGARLQGEDGGYRIFLKEGPGPCSGREGAQ